In Bacillota bacterium, one genomic interval encodes:
- a CDS encoding helix-turn-helix domain-containing protein has translation MMPRPPRFARAEIQQALKEAAAALGPGFTQRAYEQWRPGHPAASPSPMQIRHAYGTMSDALEAARVARPAKPRRLPPDLRDPIEREAFKVLQLLFIMLQDDSWTYHDFAAKLGCSKRTVQRHVRALRDLGFDVIRRKRRVGGDQLKLVGASPELLQLLRIEAATMSPVKRFPFRDRLSK, from the coding sequence ATGATGCCGCGCCCCCCAAGGTTTGCACGAGCGGAGATTCAACAGGCGCTGAAAGAGGCGGCGGCCGCGCTGGGACCTGGGTTCACCCAGCGGGCCTATGAGCAATGGCGGCCCGGGCACCCGGCCGCCTCGCCCTCGCCCATGCAGATCCGGCACGCCTACGGGACAATGTCTGATGCCCTCGAAGCCGCCCGGGTCGCCCGGCCGGCCAAGCCCCGGCGGCTGCCTCCCGACTTGCGCGATCCCATCGAGCGCGAGGCCTTCAAGGTCCTGCAACTGCTCTTCATCATGCTCCAAGACGACAGCTGGACCTACCACGACTTCGCCGCCAAGCTCGGCTGCTCCAAGCGGACGGTCCAGCGCCACGTCCGCGCCCTGAGAGACCTCGGCTTTGACGTCATCCGACGGAAACGGCGGGTAGGCGGGGATCAGCTCAAGCTCGTAGGCGCCTCGCCGGAACTCCTTCAGCTTCTGCGGATTGAGGCGGCGACAATGAGCCCGGTAAAGAGATTCCCATTTCGAGATCGGCTGTCGAAATAG